A portion of the Streptococcus urinalis 2285-97 genome contains these proteins:
- the perR gene encoding peroxide-responsive transcriptional repressor PerR, with product MDTHSHQKALDAYDNVLEHLRDKHIRITETRKVIILYMIQSKEHPSAEMIYKDLKPKFPNMSLATVYNNLKVLVDEEFVTEIKIANDNTSYYDFMGHQHVNAVCERCGKIIDFMDVDILDIAKEAYEQTGFKITRIPIVAYGICPECQLNEKK from the coding sequence ATGGATACGCATTCTCATCAAAAAGCTTTAGATGCCTATGACAATGTCCTTGAGCATCTAAGAGACAAACACATTAGAATTACTGAAACACGCAAAGTCATTATTTTATATATGATACAGTCAAAGGAACATCCTAGTGCTGAAATGATATATAAAGATTTAAAACCTAAATTTCCGAATATGAGTTTGGCAACAGTTTATAATAATTTAAAAGTGTTGGTTGATGAAGAGTTTGTCACAGAAATAAAAATTGCCAATGATAATACTTCCTATTATGATTTTATGGGTCATCAGCATGTCAATGCTGTTTGTGAACGCTGTGGGAAAATTATTGACTTTATGGATGTTGATATATTGGATATTGCAAAAGAGGCTTACGAACAAACGGGATTTAAAATCACTAGAATTCCAATTGTGGCCTATGGTATTTGTCCAGAGTGTCAATTAAACGAAAAAAAATAA
- the tgt gene encoding tRNA guanosine(34) transglycosylase Tgt yields MADYPIKYRLIKKEKHTGARLGEIITPHGTFPTPMFMPVGTQATVKTQSPEELKEMGSGIILSNTYHLWLRPGDELVAKAGGLHKFMNWDQAILTDSGGFQVYSLADSRNITEEGVTFKNHLNGSKMFLSPEKAISIQNNLGSDIMMSFDECPQFYQPYDYVKKSIERTSRWAERGLKAHRRPNDQGLFGIVQGAGFEDLRRQSAHDLVGMDFPGYSIGGLAVGESHEEMNAVLDFTTPLLPENKPRYLMGVGAPDSLIDGVIRGVDMFDCVLPTRIARNGTCMTSEGRLVVKNAKFAEDFTPLDHDCDCYTCRNYTRAYIRHLLKADETFGIRLTSYHNLYFLLNLMKKVRQAIVEDNLLEFRADFLERYGYNQSSRNF; encoded by the coding sequence ATGGCAGACTATCCGATTAAATATCGTCTTATAAAAAAAGAAAAGCATACAGGTGCTCGTCTTGGAGAAATTATCACTCCACATGGGACTTTCCCAACACCAATGTTCATGCCAGTTGGAACACAAGCAACTGTTAAAACACAATCCCCAGAAGAATTAAAAGAAATGGGGTCAGGTATCATCCTTTCAAATACTTATCACCTTTGGTTAAGACCAGGAGATGAGTTGGTTGCAAAAGCTGGTGGACTTCATAAATTCATGAATTGGGATCAAGCTATTTTAACTGATTCAGGTGGTTTTCAAGTATACTCATTAGCAGATTCAAGAAATATCACAGAAGAAGGAGTCACCTTTAAAAACCATCTAAATGGGTCAAAAATGTTTCTGTCACCAGAAAAAGCAATTTCTATTCAAAATAATTTGGGATCAGACATCATGATGAGTTTTGATGAATGCCCACAATTTTACCAACCTTATGATTATGTTAAAAAATCTATTGAAAGAACTAGCCGATGGGCTGAAAGAGGTTTGAAAGCTCATCGCAGACCAAATGATCAAGGACTTTTTGGTATTGTTCAAGGAGCGGGTTTTGAAGATTTGAGAAGACAATCTGCACATGATTTAGTTGGAATGGATTTCCCAGGCTACTCAATTGGAGGTTTAGCTGTTGGTGAAAGTCATGAAGAAATGAACGCCGTACTTGATTTTACAACACCTTTATTACCGGAAAATAAACCACGCTACCTCATGGGTGTGGGTGCACCAGATAGTCTTATTGATGGTGTCATTAGAGGTGTTGACATGTTTGACTGTGTTCTCCCGACTCGCATTGCACGTAATGGGACTTGTATGACAAGTGAAGGGAGACTGGTGGTCAAAAATGCAAAATTCGCTGAAGACTTTACGCCATTGGACCATGATTGTGATTGTTATACTTGTCGAAACTATACTAGAGCTTACATTAGGCATTTGCTCAAAGCAGATGAGACCTTTGGTATTCGCTTGACCAGTTATCATAATCTCTATTTCTTGCTTAACCTCATGAAAAAAGTTCGTCAAGCAATCGTGGAAGATAATCTACTTGAATTCCGAGCTGACTTCTTAGAACGCTATGGTTACAATCAATCAAGTCGTAATTTTTAA
- a CDS encoding DUF975 family protein — MRISMIKKEAKELLRGLNQKYLLFVVPIILSIFYYGISIHESIATSNGIDVPISASSFPLLILGILTIFGCSASFTILDVFRHKKTQVNFDDTSKAWKSPLFLKLILVLLLRLLVITLWAMIWMSGLFIIIWGFLLFQQAGHQLTVSVLLVILAGVILYVLELAIVINRRYAYRMVPFILYDHFEDNQDHKPSQILKESNALMKHYKWKLFIFDLSFIGYFILVFLTFGFALFYVLPYQLTAETNFYRYLNEKIIKVFALIIFFRLIDTLDKYHRPQLEF; from the coding sequence ATGCGTATTAGCATGATTAAAAAAGAAGCAAAAGAGCTTTTGAGAGGGCTCAATCAAAAATACCTTTTGTTTGTCGTTCCTATTATTTTATCTATTTTTTACTATGGTATCAGTATTCATGAGTCAATAGCAACTAGCAATGGGATTGATGTTCCAATTTCTGCTTCTAGTTTTCCACTATTAATTCTTGGTATCCTAACTATTTTTGGATGCTCAGCTAGTTTTACAATTTTAGATGTTTTTCGTCACAAAAAGACTCAAGTCAATTTTGATGATACAAGTAAAGCATGGAAATCACCTCTTTTTTTAAAATTGATTTTGGTACTCTTATTAAGGCTACTTGTGATAACATTGTGGGCTATGATCTGGATGAGTGGTCTCTTCATCATAATTTGGGGCTTCCTACTATTTCAACAAGCAGGGCATCAATTGACGGTGTCTGTCTTGTTAGTTATTTTAGCTGGTGTAATATTGTATGTGCTAGAATTAGCTATTGTTATCAATAGACGATACGCCTATCGTATGGTCCCTTTTATCCTATATGACCATTTTGAAGACAATCAGGATCATAAACCAAGTCAAATTTTAAAAGAAAGTAATGCTTTAATGAAGCATTACAAATGGAAACTTTTTATCTTTGATTTGAGTTTTATTGGTTATTTTATATTGGTCTTTTTAACTTTTGGCTTTGCTTTATTCTATGTATTACCTTATCAATTAACAGCTGAAACAAACTTCTATAGGTATCTAAATGAAAAAATAATTAAGGTGTTTGCCTTAATTATTTTTTTTCGTTTAATTGACACTCTGGACAAATACCATAGGCCACAATTGGAATTCTAG
- the polA gene encoding DNA polymerase I: MENKNKLLLIDGSSVAFRAFFALYNQIDRFKNNNGFHTNAIYGFHLMLDHMMKRVQPTHVLVAFDAGKTTFRTEMYADYKAGRAKTPDEFREQFPYIREMLTALGIPYYDLVSYEADDIIGTLDKMAEHTEIPFDVTIVSGDKDLIQLTDSNTVVEISKKGVAEFEEFTPAYLMEKMGITPEQFIDLKALMGDKSDNIPGVTKIGEKTGLKLLHEYGSLEGIYDHIDEMKASKMKENLINDKNQAFLSKTLATINTQSPIAIGLDDLVYKGPNLETLPSFYEEMGFTQLRASLSSQLPTKAVEKVTYTEPTEITKEQFTTDSFFYFEVLRDNYHTEPIIGFAWGDDNGIFASTDLELLKTEAFIEVLSQPIKTYDMKRTKVLLSHLGIDMPTASFDSRLAKYLLSTVEDNTISTIAHLYAQTPLESDDVVYGKGVKRAIPAKDVLLGHLARKVKVLIESEPVMRQHLSDHNQDDLFFEMELPLANVLAKMEIAGIKVNKNSLQDMAIQNKVIIEQLTQEIYDMAGEEFNINSPKQLGHILFETMGLPLEMTKKTKTGYSTAVDVLERLAPVAPIVAKILEYRQITKLQSTYVIGLQDYILEDGKIHTRYQQDLTQTGRLSSIDPNLQNIPIRLEQGRLIRKAFTPSHQDSVLLSSDYSQIELRVLAHISKDEHLIAAFNEGADIHTSTAMRVFNIEKPEDVTPNDRRNAKAVNFGIVYGISDFGLSNNLGISRKKAKDYIERYFERYPGIKNYMDNIVREAKDKGYVETLFKRRRELPDINSRDFNVRSFAERTAINSPIQGSAADILKIAMINLDKALEKGHYKSQMLLQVHDEIVLEVPNDELEAIRRLVKETMESAVQFTVPMIAEENAGKTWYEAK; the protein is encoded by the coding sequence ATGGAAAACAAGAATAAATTACTCTTAATTGATGGTTCATCAGTTGCTTTTAGAGCTTTTTTTGCTCTCTACAATCAAATTGATCGCTTTAAAAATAATAACGGCTTTCACACAAATGCTATTTATGGATTTCATTTGATGTTGGATCATATGATGAAACGTGTACAACCGACACATGTTCTGGTTGCTTTCGATGCTGGAAAAACAACATTTAGAACAGAAATGTATGCTGATTATAAAGCTGGACGCGCTAAGACACCTGATGAATTTAGAGAACAATTTCCTTATATCCGTGAAATGCTCACAGCACTAGGGATACCTTATTATGATCTTGTGAGTTATGAAGCTGATGATATCATTGGAACCCTAGATAAAATGGCAGAACATACAGAGATTCCATTTGATGTAACGATTGTTAGTGGTGATAAAGACTTAATTCAGTTGACTGATAGTAATACCGTAGTTGAAATTTCCAAAAAAGGTGTTGCTGAATTTGAAGAATTTACACCAGCTTACTTGATGGAAAAAATGGGAATTACACCAGAACAATTTATTGATTTGAAAGCACTTATGGGTGATAAATCTGATAATATTCCTGGTGTTACAAAGATTGGTGAGAAGACTGGTCTCAAACTTTTACATGAATATGGATCATTAGAAGGTATTTATGACCATATTGATGAGATGAAGGCTTCTAAGATGAAGGAAAACTTGATTAATGATAAAAATCAAGCCTTCTTATCAAAAACACTAGCAACTATTAACACACAGTCTCCTATTGCTATAGGACTTGATGATCTTGTCTACAAAGGTCCAAATCTTGAAACACTGCCATCATTTTATGAAGAGATGGGATTTACCCAATTAAGAGCTAGCCTCTCTAGTCAACTACCAACAAAAGCTGTTGAAAAAGTGACTTATACAGAACCAACTGAGATAACAAAAGAACAGTTTACAACAGATAGTTTCTTCTATTTTGAAGTTTTAAGAGATAACTATCATACAGAGCCTATTATCGGGTTTGCTTGGGGTGATGACAATGGCATTTTCGCTTCGACCGATTTGGAATTACTAAAAACAGAAGCATTTATTGAAGTCTTATCTCAGCCAATCAAGACATATGACATGAAACGAACCAAAGTTTTATTAAGTCATCTTGGAATAGATATGCCAACAGCAAGTTTTGATAGTCGACTTGCAAAATATTTACTATCAACTGTTGAAGATAACACTATCTCAACCATTGCTCATCTTTATGCACAGACACCTCTAGAATCAGATGATGTGGTTTATGGAAAAGGTGTCAAACGTGCTATCCCTGCAAAAGATGTTTTACTAGGACATCTAGCTAGAAAAGTTAAAGTCTTGATTGAGAGCGAGCCAGTAATGCGTCAGCATTTATCTGACCATAATCAAGATGACTTATTTTTTGAGATGGAGTTACCCCTAGCTAATGTTTTAGCAAAAATGGAAATTGCAGGTATCAAGGTTAATAAAAACAGTCTTCAAGATATGGCGATTCAAAATAAAGTCATCATCGAACAGTTAACTCAAGAAATCTATGATATGGCTGGCGAAGAATTTAATATTAATTCTCCAAAGCAATTAGGTCATATATTGTTTGAAACCATGGGTTTACCACTTGAAATGACTAAAAAAACAAAGACAGGTTATTCAACAGCAGTTGATGTCTTAGAAAGACTTGCCCCAGTAGCCCCGATTGTGGCAAAAATTTTAGAATATCGTCAAATTACAAAGTTACAATCGACATACGTCATTGGTTTGCAAGATTATATTCTAGAAGATGGGAAAATACATACACGCTATCAACAAGATTTAACACAAACGGGCCGTCTATCAAGTATTGATCCAAACCTTCAAAATATTCCAATTAGACTTGAACAAGGTCGCTTAATACGTAAAGCTTTTACCCCTTCTCATCAAGACTCAGTCTTATTGAGTTCAGATTACTCACAAATTGAACTTCGTGTGCTTGCACATATTTCTAAAGATGAGCATTTGATAGCAGCATTTAATGAAGGTGCTGATATCCATACATCAACTGCAATGCGTGTCTTTAACATTGAAAAACCGGAAGATGTAACTCCAAATGATAGAAGAAATGCTAAAGCTGTAAACTTTGGAATTGTTTATGGTATTTCAGATTTTGGATTATCAAACAATTTGGGAATTAGTCGTAAAAAGGCTAAAGACTATATTGAAAGATACTTTGAACGTTATCCAGGCATCAAAAACTATATGGATAATATTGTTAGAGAAGCAAAAGATAAGGGCTATGTTGAGACTCTTTTCAAGAGACGTCGTGAACTTCCAGATATTAATTCTAGAGACTTTAACGTTAGAAGTTTTGCTGAGAGAACAGCTATTAACTCACCAATTCAAGGAAGTGCTGCAGATATCTTGAAGATTGCCATGATTAATCTTGATAAAGCTCTTGAAAAGGGACACTATAAATCTCAGATGCTATTACAAGTGCATGATGAGATTGTTTTAGAAGTGCCTAACGATGAATTAGAAGCAATACGAAGATTGGTCAAAGAAACGATGGAATCAGCAGTTCAATTCACAGTTCCAATGATTGCTGAGGAAAATGCTGGGAAAACATGGTACGAAGCCAAATAA